Proteins encoded within one genomic window of Prauserella marina:
- a CDS encoding inositol-3-phosphate synthase, which yields MVSIGLWLVGARGSVATTAIAGLLALRDRIVQPEGCVSALPQFEGSGLPTWDEIRVGGHDIAETALDKRAELLTDSGVIPHRVLDAVRSGLSEVDGDIRGGYHPATHSGSQADAARRLADDIGEFSSRHGLDRVVVVNVSSTEPVFPSLPEHRTLEALEAAMAVPGRTVLPPSSVAAYAAIRAGCPFVDFTPSTGIRLPALTELARRQAIPYAGSDGKTGETLVRSTLAPMFAARALSVRSWSGTNLLGGGDGLTLADAEHAGSKLASKGRGLATLLGSEVTAPLHIDNVPDLGEQKIAWDHVSFSGFLGVRMSVQFTWSGYDSALAAPLVLDLARFTSAAHAAGKAGPLGALGFFFKDPVGTDEHRLAEQFAALVSWAGEL from the coding sequence ATGGTATCCATCGGGTTGTGGTTGGTCGGCGCGCGAGGTTCGGTTGCCACTACGGCGATCGCGGGACTGCTCGCGTTGCGGGACAGGATCGTCCAGCCGGAGGGCTGCGTCAGCGCGCTTCCCCAGTTCGAGGGCTCCGGTCTGCCCACGTGGGACGAGATCAGGGTCGGCGGGCACGACATCGCCGAAACCGCGCTCGACAAACGTGCGGAACTGCTCACCGATTCGGGTGTGATCCCGCACCGGGTGCTCGACGCGGTCCGTTCCGGACTGTCCGAGGTGGACGGTGATATTCGAGGTGGTTACCACCCGGCGACGCATTCCGGCTCCCAGGCCGACGCGGCGAGGCGGCTCGCCGACGACATCGGCGAGTTCTCCTCGCGGCACGGCCTCGACAGGGTCGTCGTCGTCAACGTGTCCTCGACCGAACCGGTGTTTCCCTCGCTACCGGAACATCGCACGCTGGAAGCGCTCGAAGCTGCCATGGCCGTGCCGGGAAGAACGGTGCTGCCGCCGAGTTCGGTCGCCGCCTACGCCGCCATACGTGCGGGTTGTCCCTTTGTCGACTTCACGCCATCGACCGGTATCCGGTTGCCCGCGCTGACCGAACTCGCCCGCAGGCAGGCGATCCCGTACGCGGGTTCGGACGGCAAGACCGGCGAGACGCTCGTGCGCAGCACGCTCGCTCCCATGTTCGCGGCAAGAGCGCTGTCAGTGCGGTCCTGGTCGGGCACGAATCTGCTCGGCGGGGGCGACGGGCTCACCCTCGCCGACGCCGAGCACGCGGGCAGCAAGCTCGCCTCGAAGGGAAGGGGCCTCGCCACACTGCTCGGCTCCGAGGTCACCGCCCCACTGCACATCGACAACGTGCCCGATCTCGGCGAGCAGAAGATCGCGTGGGATCACGTGTCGTTCTCCGGTTTCCTCGGGGTGCGGATGAGCGTGCAGTTCACCTGGAGCGGATACGATTCGGCGCTCGCGGCCCCGCTGGTACTCGATCTCGCCAGGTTCACCTCGGCGGCGCACGCGGCTGGAAAGGCCGGTCCGCTCGGCGCGCTCGGTTTCTTCTTCAAGGACCCTGTCGGCACCGACGAGCACCGGCTCGCCGAGCAGTTCGCCGCGCTCGTGTCGTGGGCCGGTGAGCTGTGA
- a CDS encoding EboA domain-containing protein yields the protein MTLRFGYGTNGFANHRLDEALRIIADLGYTGVALTLDHAHLDPFADDVAAETSRVAGLLDRLGLSVVVETGARFLLDPLRKHQPTLVSADPAARIDFLLRAGRIAAELGADCVSFWSGVAPSDVDEPVAWSRLAEGVEAVLSDGGLAEAGVRYALEPEPGHFVQHVEQALELRHTLGSPERLGITLDVGHCVAVEPVSAAECVRQVGGLLFNVQLDDMLPGVHEHLEFGEGGLDLVETVAALAEVGYPGLAAIELPRHSHAAPDVARRGIEALRAAEWISSARRDIAADPVKIRTLFPSVGRMAGRSAPEGSGLIEGTVDDKARVNLLAALPPADLAAEITALYRYGDGAERRGVLRGLHLLPEDAIEAGLRLVEDALRANDTGLVAAALGPFAARHLDAHTWRHGVLKCLFTGVPLAAVSGLAERADEELVRMVADFAAERRAAGRAVPGDAEAIIKEATA from the coding sequence ATGACCCTGCGATTCGGCTACGGCACCAACGGTTTCGCCAACCACCGGCTGGACGAGGCGCTGCGGATCATCGCCGATCTCGGCTACACCGGTGTCGCGCTGACCCTCGACCACGCACACCTCGATCCCTTCGCCGACGACGTGGCAGCCGAGACCAGCAGGGTGGCGGGCCTGCTCGACCGGCTGGGGCTGAGTGTCGTCGTCGAGACCGGCGCGCGGTTCCTGCTCGATCCCCTGCGCAAACACCAGCCGACGCTCGTGTCGGCCGATCCGGCTGCCCGGATCGACTTCCTGCTGCGCGCGGGCCGGATCGCGGCCGAACTCGGCGCCGACTGCGTGTCGTTCTGGTCCGGCGTCGCACCATCCGATGTGGACGAACCGGTGGCGTGGTCCCGGCTCGCCGAAGGTGTCGAGGCCGTGCTGTCGGACGGTGGCCTCGCCGAGGCGGGAGTCCGCTACGCGCTCGAACCCGAGCCAGGTCACTTCGTACAGCACGTCGAGCAGGCGCTGGAACTGAGGCACACGCTCGGCTCGCCGGAGCGGCTCGGCATCACCCTCGACGTGGGGCACTGCGTCGCGGTCGAGCCGGTGTCGGCCGCCGAATGCGTGCGCCAGGTGGGCGGGTTGCTGTTCAACGTGCAACTGGACGACATGCTGCCCGGCGTCCACGAACACCTCGAATTCGGGGAGGGCGGGCTCGATCTGGTCGAGACCGTCGCCGCGCTCGCCGAGGTGGGCTATCCGGGCCTCGCGGCCATCGAATTGCCCCGGCACAGCCACGCCGCTCCCGACGTCGCGCGCCGGGGCATCGAGGCGCTGCGGGCCGCGGAGTGGATTTCCTCGGCACGGCGCGACATCGCCGCCGATCCGGTGAAGATCCGGACCCTGTTCCCCTCGGTGGGCCGCATGGCGGGAAGGTCGGCGCCGGAGGGTTCCGGGCTGATCGAGGGAACGGTGGACGACAAGGCGAGGGTGAATCTGCTCGCCGCGTTGCCGCCAGCCGATCTCGCCGCCGAGATCACCGCGCTCTACCGTTACGGCGACGGGGCAGAACGCAGAGGAGTGCTACGCGGACTGCACCTGCTTCCCGAGGACGCGATCGAGGCGGGGCTGCGGCTGGTCGAGGATGCGTTGCGCGCCAACGACACCGGCCTTGTCGCGGCGGCGCTCGGTCCGTTCGCCGCCAGGCATCTCGACGCGCACACCTGGCGGCACGGCGTGCTCAAGTGCCTGTTCACCGGTGTTCCGCTCGCCGCGGTCAGCGGGCTCGCCGAACGGGCCGACGAAGAGCTGGTGCGGATGGTCGCCGATTTCGCGGCCGAACGCAGAGCGGCGGGCAGGGCGGTCCCCGGCGACGCCGAAGCGATCATCAAGGAGGCCACGGCATGA
- a CDS encoding TatD family hydrolase: MRIFDPHIHMTSRTTGDYEAMYAAGVRALVEPAFWLGQPRTSVGSFVDYFDGLIGWERFRAAQFGIRHHCTIALNPKEANDPRCAEVLDLLPRYLAKDGVVAVGEVGYDSMTDAEEKAFTRQLALAVEHDLPVLVHTPHRDKLAGTKRTLDVVADSGIAPDRVVVDHLNELTVGVVADSGCWMGFSIYPDTKMDEQRMVAILREYGTDRMLVNSAADWGRSDPLKTQATGTAMLEAGFTESAVDTVLWSNPVAFYGKSGKLMLDPFPSDEGSAATFEGNSVLRGARA, translated from the coding sequence ATGAGAATCTTCGATCCGCACATCCACATGACCTCCCGTACCACCGGCGACTACGAGGCGATGTACGCGGCTGGGGTTCGCGCGCTCGTCGAGCCTGCGTTCTGGCTCGGCCAGCCCCGAACCAGCGTCGGTTCCTTCGTCGACTACTTCGACGGGCTCATCGGCTGGGAACGGTTCCGCGCCGCGCAGTTCGGCATCCGGCACCACTGCACGATCGCGCTGAATCCCAAGGAGGCCAACGATCCGCGTTGCGCCGAAGTGCTCGACCTGTTGCCGCGCTACCTCGCCAAGGACGGCGTCGTCGCGGTCGGCGAGGTCGGCTACGACTCGATGACCGATGCCGAGGAGAAGGCGTTCACCCGGCAGCTCGCACTCGCCGTCGAACACGATCTCCCCGTGCTCGTGCACACCCCGCACAGGGACAAACTCGCCGGGACCAAACGCACGCTGGACGTGGTCGCCGATTCGGGTATCGCGCCGGACCGGGTCGTCGTAGATCACCTCAACGAGCTGACCGTCGGGGTCGTCGCCGATTCCGGTTGCTGGATGGGTTTTTCCATCTACCCCGACACCAAAATGGACGAACAGCGCATGGTGGCGATCCTGCGCGAGTACGGTACCGACCGCATGCTCGTCAACTCGGCTGCCGACTGGGGACGTTCCGATCCGCTCAAGACGCAGGCCACCGGTACGGCCATGCTCGAAGCCGGGTTCACCGAGTCCGCCGTGGACACGGTGCTGTGGTCGAACCCGGTTGCTTTCTACGGCAAGAGCGGCAAACTCATGCTCGATCCGTTTCCCAGCGACGAGGGGAGCGCGGCGACGTTCGAGGGCAACTCGGTGCTGCGCGGGGCGAGGGCGTAA
- a CDS encoding SCO3242 family prenyltransferase encodes MTARLRSYVDLVRAPAALTVVGDTVAGAAAAGMPLRGRQWALPLSSVALYWAGMALNDWADRKLDAVERPERPIPSGRVTPGAALVTGGALTAAGLGLAGFGGGQRAARTAAVLAAAVWTYDTRLKGTALGPVGMSVCRALDVLLGAGGRWRPAAPAACALAVHTLGVTALSGGEVHGGSVTTAGAALAGTTAATGIAVAGRGGANGGASRIAALGFGAGYAFTVGAAQLGAARRPTAASVRTATAAGIHGMVPLQASLAARNGAVRTAAVLAAALPLARKLARKVSPT; translated from the coding sequence GTGACGGCACGGCTTCGGTCCTATGTGGACCTGGTGAGGGCGCCCGCCGCACTGACCGTCGTCGGCGACACCGTCGCGGGAGCCGCGGCGGCTGGAATGCCGCTGCGGGGCAGGCAGTGGGCGCTGCCACTGTCTTCCGTCGCGCTGTACTGGGCGGGCATGGCCCTCAACGACTGGGCGGACCGGAAGCTCGACGCGGTCGAACGACCCGAGCGGCCGATCCCTTCCGGGCGAGTGACACCGGGCGCGGCACTCGTCACTGGGGGTGCGCTGACCGCCGCCGGGCTCGGCCTCGCCGGGTTCGGGGGTGGTCAGCGCGCGGCCCGCACCGCGGCGGTTCTCGCGGCGGCGGTGTGGACCTACGACACCAGGCTCAAGGGCACGGCACTAGGGCCGGTGGGTATGTCGGTGTGCAGGGCACTCGACGTCCTGCTCGGTGCCGGAGGCCGGTGGCGGCCGGCGGCACCGGCCGCCTGCGCGCTCGCCGTGCACACGCTCGGCGTCACCGCCCTGTCCGGCGGCGAGGTGCACGGCGGCTCGGTCACCACGGCGGGTGCGGCACTGGCCGGAACAACGGCGGCGACGGGAATCGCGGTCGCCGGTCGCGGGGGAGCGAACGGCGGGGCGAGCAGGATCGCGGCACTGGGCTTCGGCGCGGGATATGCCTTCACCGTGGGAGCCGCGCAACTCGGCGCGGCGCGGCGCCCCACGGCGGCCAGCGTCAGGACGGCCACGGCTGCCGGAATCCACGGCATGGTCCCGTTGCAGGCCAGTCTCGCCGCCCGCAACGGCGCGGTGCGCACGGCCGCCGTGCTCGCCGCGGCGCTGCCGCTGGCCAGGAAGCTGGCGAGGAAGGTGAGCCCGACATGA